One Jeotgalicoccus saudimassiliensis DNA window includes the following coding sequences:
- a CDS encoding ATP phosphoribosyltransferase regulatory subunit, giving the protein MTNNKFILQRLALGEKYMGLLDETGYTLVDMNMIEPFSMDDKYHHPTSVVFERSNAMYAIRSDWTRTLLNFNSNFYSDDTRFGYFGPVVRENESFYQAGVEIYKAEEEDIINALLMHMNFVEECAKTSIKTLVINNDQLIDLFIEKYNLPDTMRQLIYTKNISELRELLGKNHDLYKIMSAKVSDQFKMVSSIFGDTEVMQAIAHLKEKIDEEETKFILDLSFRSPQNYYNGLYFQAFLNSNSAILSGGEYNSNAFGIALNLTDGGIL; this is encoded by the coding sequence ATGACAAACAACAAATTCATTTTGCAAAGACTCGCTCTTGGAGAGAAATATATGGGACTCCTCGACGAAACAGGTTACACCCTGGTTGATATGAACATGATAGAACCTTTTTCCATGGATGATAAATACCATCACCCGACGAGTGTCGTATTTGAAAGAAGTAATGCAATGTATGCGATCCGCAGCGACTGGACTCGGACGCTGCTGAATTTCAACAGCAACTTCTATTCAGACGATACACGTTTCGGTTATTTTGGACCGGTTGTCAGAGAGAACGAATCTTTCTATCAGGCTGGTGTCGAAATTTATAAAGCCGAGGAAGAGGACATTATAAATGCACTTTTAATGCATATGAATTTTGTTGAAGAATGTGCAAAAACATCAATTAAAACCCTGGTTATAAATAATGATCAGCTGATTGATTTATTTATTGAAAAATATAATCTGCCGGATACAATGCGTCAGCTCATCTATACAAAAAACATTTCAGAACTTCGTGAACTGCTCGGCAAAAATCACGACTTATATAAAATCATGAGTGCGAAAGTAAGCGATCAGTTTAAAATGGTCAGCAGCATTTTTGGAGATACAGAAGTGATGCAGGCAATTGCACATTTAAAAGAAAAGATAGACGAAGAAGAAACAAAATTCATTCTGGATCTGTCTTTCCGTTCACCGCAAAATTATTATAATGGTTTATATTTCCAGGCATTTTTAAATTCCAACTCAGCAATATTAAGCGGTGGAGAGTATAACAGTAATGCATTCGGCATCGCATTAAACCTGACAGACGGAGGGATTTTATGA
- a CDS encoding YerC/YecD family TrpR-related protein: MQIDKLKGRELDDLFDGILSLETKEDCYKFFDDICTSNELVALKQRFQVAKLIDEGKTYSKVQEKTGASSATVSRVKRCLDYGSEGYRTVLDRIK; this comes from the coding sequence ATGCAGATTGATAAATTAAAAGGGCGGGAACTGGATGATTTGTTCGACGGAATTCTATCGTTGGAAACCAAAGAAGACTGCTATAAATTTTTTGACGATATTTGCACTTCCAATGAACTCGTTGCATTAAAGCAGCGTTTCCAGGTTGCAAAGCTTATTGATGAAGGCAAAACATACTCCAAAGTTCAGGAAAAAACGGGTGCATCTAGCGCAACTGTATCGCGTGTCAAACGCTGTCTGGACTACGGCAGTGAAGGCTACCGTACTGTTCTCGACAGAATAAAATAA
- a CDS encoding acyltransferase family protein, producing the protein MAEKKRFAEIDALRGIAAMIVVLYHYIVFYDEKFGHLKENYIDILSFGHYGVQLFFIISGFVIYMSVLKVKSTSDFLTKRAIRLYPTYIFAIVVTALVVGLSSVDTLKTGVIDTFINMTMFQDFFGVKNVDGVYWSLRVELTFYLLMALLLIFNLQKRVMLFTSIWLGTSAIIQITNGIAGTETTALLEKFSMSNYCQMFITGIMFYYIWQHGNHFKYYLMIGASLIYDFSFEGMTNGLFTLFFIAVFFLILNDKMQWLKSNTLVYLGALSFPLYLIHQNIGYVIIQKLESLGFLHEVFLAVPLGISLAVAHIILHYVEKPSHNVLFKLYKERQLAMSNVSR; encoded by the coding sequence ATGGCTGAAAAGAAAAGATTCGCTGAAATTGACGCACTCCGCGGCATCGCTGCTATGATTGTCGTACTTTATCACTACATTGTTTTTTATGATGAGAAATTTGGACATTTAAAAGAAAACTATATCGACATACTGTCTTTTGGACATTACGGGGTCCAGCTGTTTTTTATCATCAGCGGCTTCGTTATTTACATGTCGGTGCTAAAAGTAAAATCAACATCAGATTTTTTAACAAAAAGAGCAATACGACTTTACCCCACGTATATCTTTGCGATTGTCGTGACGGCTCTCGTTGTCGGCCTGTCATCTGTCGATACGCTTAAAACAGGTGTTATCGATACGTTTATCAATATGACAATGTTCCAGGACTTCTTCGGCGTTAAAAACGTCGACGGCGTATACTGGTCACTCCGTGTGGAACTGACATTCTATCTGTTAATGGCACTGCTCCTGATTTTTAATCTGCAGAAGAGAGTTATGCTGTTTACCAGTATCTGGCTCGGAACATCTGCGATAATACAAATTACAAACGGTATTGCAGGTACAGAAACAACAGCATTGCTTGAGAAATTCTCCATGTCGAATTACTGTCAGATGTTTATCACCGGTATTATGTTTTACTACATTTGGCAGCACGGTAATCATTTTAAATATTATCTGATGATAGGTGCATCACTGATATATGATTTCTCATTTGAAGGAATGACGAACGGTTTATTCACTCTATTTTTCATCGCTGTATTTTTTCTGATACTGAATGATAAAATGCAGTGGCTGAAATCCAATACGCTTGTTTATCTTGGAGCGTTATCATTCCCCTTATATTTAATTCACCAGAATATCGGCTATGTAATTATTCAGAAACTCGAATCGCTCGGATTTCTGCATGAAGTATTTCTTGCTGTCCCGCTCGGAATCAGTCTTGCAGTCGCACATATAATCCTTCACTATGTAGAAAAACCGAGTCATAATGTACTGTTTAAACTTTATAAAGAAAGACAGCTGGCTATGTCGAATGTCTCGAGATAA
- a CDS encoding PepSY domain-containing protein, with product MKIKTIGLLLSSSLIMAACSSEDEDSANTSPEGAAITEEEASDEGEETSTEHGGTEQDAATEENTPDEGADNGEDSDTSTDSNADEADDVDDSSSESTETEGSSNKVDTDSGQSGNQTIALEDISLMAADAISIAEEEAEGDIHEISFEKDGDSWVYKVDLNNGSEESEVVVDHDTEEVIDVRTEQDDDDDNQDEVIDYNSLNEAYDAIDEAIADIGGGEVKEWSLSMDDGTPEYDIDLEYEGQKHEYTINAETLEILESEQDD from the coding sequence ATGAAAATAAAAACAATTGGACTGCTGCTGTCCTCGAGTTTAATTATGGCAGCATGCAGCAGTGAAGATGAGGATTCAGCGAATACATCCCCTGAAGGTGCAGCGATAACAGAAGAGGAAGCATCGGATGAAGGTGAAGAAACAAGCACAGAGCACGGCGGTACGGAACAGGATGCAGCAACGGAAGAAAATACACCGGATGAGGGCGCAGACAATGGTGAAGACTCCGATACGAGTACAGATTCTAATGCAGATGAAGCAGACGATGTTGATGATTCATCAAGTGAAAGTACTGAAACGGAAGGCTCTTCCAATAAAGTCGATACTGACAGCGGTCAATCAGGTAATCAGACAATCGCACTTGAAGATATCAGTCTGATGGCGGCTGATGCCATTTCCATAGCTGAAGAAGAAGCTGAAGGTGATATCCACGAAATTTCATTTGAAAAAGACGGTGACAGCTGGGTTTATAAAGTCGACTTAAATAACGGCAGTGAAGAGTCTGAAGTTGTAGTTGACCACGACACAGAAGAAGTCATTGATGTTAGAACTGAACAAGACGATGACGATGATAATCAGGACGAAGTGATTGATTACAACTCACTGAACGAAGCTTATGATGCAATTGATGAAGCGATTGCAGACATTGGCGGCGGGGAAGTTAAAGAATGGTCATTAAGTATGGATGATGGTACCCCTGAATACGACATCGATCTTGAATATGAAGGACAGAAACACGAATATACAATTAATGCAGAAACACTGGAAATCCTTGAAAGTGAACAGGATGATTAG
- a CDS encoding fructose-bisphosphatase class III yields MTVSDNSNEEYKTRYFQLLAEKFNSEEKVATEIINLESILELPKGTEHFVSDLHGEFQSFQHVLRNGSGNVKVKIDDLLQDRLSEAELSELAALVYYPEEKLKLIKNQFTDKEELTDWYKAKIEQLIELVAHSSSKYTRSKLRKALPQHFAYIIEELLYKKDEHDNKKRYYDRILNEIIELGQADKLITGLAFTIQRLVVDHLHVVGDIYDRGPEPDKIMDTLIDYHSVDIQWGNHDVLWLGAYAGSKVCLANIIRICARYNNLDIIEDAYGINLRPLFTLADKYYDDNPAFHPKKTSDKVLSDHEQLQMTKVQQAISMIQFKLEAPIIKRRPGFEMDDRLVLENINYDTMEYTVDGKVYPLENTCFSTVNPNNPSALTEEEQDVMNTLLISVQQSEKLKRHMNFMMKKGSLYLRYNGNLLIHGCIPVTENCEMEGMEIDGEVYYGRELLDQFEKYLRHAFVNLDETEDLATDLIWYLWTGKKSSLFGKRAMTTFERYFISDKATHKEEKNPYYYLREQPEMAEKFLKEFNLDPVNGHIINGHTPVKEKEGENPIKADGKLIVIDGGFSKAYQSTTGIAGYTLLFNSYGMQLVAHQEFNSKDKVLENESDVLAVRRIVDEELERKKVRDTEIGKRLKYEIDMLKNLMTHRYIN; encoded by the coding sequence GTGACTGTATCAGATAACAGTAATGAAGAATATAAAACACGTTATTTTCAGCTGCTGGCTGAAAAGTTTAATTCAGAAGAAAAAGTTGCGACTGAAATTATAAACCTGGAATCTATTTTAGAACTCCCTAAAGGCACCGAGCATTTCGTCAGTGATCTGCACGGCGAGTTCCAATCGTTCCAGCATGTACTCCGTAACGGGTCCGGCAACGTGAAAGTGAAAATTGACGACCTGCTTCAGGACCGTCTTTCAGAAGCTGAGCTCAGTGAACTTGCAGCTCTCGTTTATTATCCGGAGGAAAAATTAAAACTTATTAAAAACCAGTTCACGGATAAAGAGGAATTAACTGACTGGTATAAAGCTAAAATTGAACAGCTGATTGAGCTTGTTGCTCATTCTTCTTCAAAATATACCCGTTCCAAATTGCGTAAAGCACTGCCTCAGCATTTTGCTTACATAATCGAAGAGCTGTTATATAAAAAAGATGAGCACGATAACAAAAAACGTTATTACGATCGTATTTTAAACGAAATTATCGAACTGGGTCAGGCTGATAAATTAATTACGGGCCTTGCTTTTACGATTCAGCGTCTGGTTGTTGATCACCTGCACGTTGTCGGTGATATTTATGACCGTGGACCTGAACCCGATAAAATCATGGACACGCTGATTGATTACCACTCAGTCGATATTCAGTGGGGAAATCACGATGTGCTGTGGCTCGGAGCTTATGCCGGCTCCAAAGTATGCCTCGCAAATATTATTCGTATTTGTGCACGCTACAATAATCTCGATATTATTGAAGATGCATACGGTATTAATCTGCGCCCGTTATTTACGCTCGCAGATAAGTACTACGATGATAATCCTGCATTCCATCCGAAGAAAACATCGGACAAAGTGTTATCCGATCACGAACAGCTGCAGATGACTAAAGTTCAGCAGGCAATATCAATGATTCAGTTTAAGCTGGAAGCACCGATTATTAAAAGACGCCCAGGCTTTGAAATGGATGACCGTTTAGTACTTGAAAATATTAATTACGACACGATGGAATATACTGTTGACGGCAAAGTTTATCCGCTTGAAAACACATGCTTCAGTACAGTCAATCCAAATAATCCTTCAGCTCTTACCGAAGAGGAACAGGACGTTATGAATACGCTGCTGATTTCGGTTCAGCAGTCCGAGAAACTTAAACGCCATATGAACTTTATGATGAAGAAAGGAAGTCTGTACTTGCGGTATAACGGCAACCTGCTGATTCACGGCTGTATTCCAGTTACGGAAAACTGTGAGATGGAAGGCATGGAAATCGACGGTGAAGTTTATTACGGCAGAGAGCTCCTCGATCAATTTGAGAAGTATTTACGTCATGCATTCGTTAATCTGGATGAGACTGAAGACCTCGCTACAGATTTAATCTGGTACTTATGGACAGGCAAGAAGTCATCGCTGTTTGGTAAACGTGCCATGACAACATTTGAACGTTACTTTATCAGTGACAAAGCAACGCATAAAGAAGAAAAGAACCCGTACTACTATTTACGTGAACAGCCTGAAATGGCAGAGAAATTCTTAAAAGAATTCAATCTGGATCCGGTGAATGGACACATTATAAATGGTCACACGCCTGTTAAAGAAAAAGAAGGTGAAAACCCAATTAAGGCCGACGGCAAGTTAATTGTAATCGACGGGGGTTTCTCAAAAGCTTATCAATCGACGACAGGCATTGCCGGATACACTCTCCTCTTCAACTCATACGGCATGCAGCTGGTTGCCCACCAGGAATTTAACTCCAAAGATAAAGTACTGGAAAATGAATCCGATGTTCTCGCAGTCAGAAGAATAGTCGATGAAGAACTCGAACGTAAAAAAGTAAGAGATACAGAAATCGGTAAACGTCTGAAATATGAAATCGATATGCTGAAAAACTTAATGACTCACCGTTATATCAATTAA
- a CDS encoding SDR family NAD(P)-dependent oxidoreductase, translated as MAKLQDKVVVITGGISGIGKASADLFKEEGAKLVLVDLDEQKGNKIAEEMGGDTIFVQADVTSEEDAKRVFDKTIEKYGRIDILFNNAGIGATKPTHEVTYDEYRKTVNVDLDAVFLFSKLAIDYFREQGSGNIINTASMYGWIGAAGSAAYNAAKGGVINLTRSLGIEYAKENIRVNALCPGFIDTPIIPAEVKEALAESTPIGRLGTSEEMAKAALFLASDDSSFMTANTLTVDGGFTAQ; from the coding sequence ATGGCAAAATTGCAAGATAAAGTCGTCGTTATCACAGGTGGTATTTCAGGGATTGGTAAAGCATCAGCAGACTTATTTAAAGAGGAAGGCGCAAAGCTGGTACTTGTGGATCTAGACGAGCAAAAAGGAAACAAAATTGCAGAAGAGATGGGCGGAGACACAATTTTCGTTCAGGCGGATGTAACGAGCGAGGAAGATGCTAAGAGAGTATTTGATAAAACAATAGAGAAATATGGACGTATAGATATTCTGTTTAATAACGCAGGAATCGGTGCAACGAAACCGACTCATGAAGTAACGTATGATGAATACCGCAAAACGGTAAACGTAGATTTGGATGCAGTATTCTTATTCTCGAAATTGGCAATCGACTACTTCCGTGAGCAAGGCAGCGGTAATATTATTAACACAGCGTCAATGTACGGCTGGATCGGTGCAGCAGGGAGTGCTGCTTATAACGCAGCAAAAGGCGGAGTGATTAACTTAACGAGATCATTAGGTATTGAGTATGCAAAAGAAAATATCAGAGTAAACGCACTCTGTCCTGGATTCATCGATACTCCGATTATACCGGCGGAAGTAAAAGAAGCATTGGCTGAAAGTACGCCAATCGGACGTCTTGGTACATCAGAAGAAATGGCTAAAGCAGCATTGTTCCTAGCATCAGATGACTCTTCATTTATGACAGCAAACACATTAACTGTCGACGGCGGCTTTACAGCACAATAA
- a CDS encoding aldo/keto reductase — protein sequence MSNNIPIFQMHDGYKIPAIGYGTSSVIGKSGAESVENALKNGYRLIDTAIRYENEGAVGEGIRRSSVPREEIFVTSKLRGGLYDYDRALAAIEESLFRTGLEYFDLFLLHWPNPKQDKYTEAWKALIQAQKNGYVRSIGVSNFEPAHINRLIDETGVKPAVNQIELHPYFNQKEVREFNKEHGIITEAWSPLSRARTVIYDETLKQLAESKNKEIAQVILRWHYQHGVLSIPKASSSKHQLANLNIFDFELTETEMQKIDSLTQEEGRIDNQNPNEYEEF from the coding sequence ATGTCAAATAATATTCCTATTTTTCAAATGCACGATGGATATAAAATACCAGCTATCGGTTATGGCACATCAAGTGTTATCGGCAAGAGCGGTGCAGAGAGTGTTGAAAATGCACTGAAAAACGGCTATCGTCTCATCGATACTGCCATTCGCTATGAAAATGAAGGCGCCGTCGGGGAAGGTATCCGACGCAGTTCGGTACCGAGAGAAGAAATTTTTGTGACTTCAAAATTGCGCGGCGGACTGTATGATTACGACAGGGCACTTGCTGCAATTGAAGAATCACTGTTCCGTACAGGATTGGAGTACTTTGATTTATTCCTCTTACATTGGCCGAACCCTAAGCAGGATAAATACACAGAAGCATGGAAAGCATTAATCCAGGCTCAGAAAAATGGCTATGTCCGCTCAATCGGAGTATCAAATTTTGAACCCGCACATATTAATCGTCTCATCGATGAAACTGGAGTAAAACCAGCTGTGAATCAAATTGAATTACATCCTTACTTTAATCAAAAAGAAGTGAGAGAGTTTAATAAGGAACACGGCATTATTACTGAAGCATGGAGTCCGTTATCCAGAGCAAGAACAGTTATCTATGATGAAACACTAAAACAATTAGCCGAAAGTAAAAATAAAGAAATTGCTCAAGTTATTCTCCGCTGGCATTATCAGCACGGCGTGCTTTCAATACCAAAAGCATCCAGCTCCAAACATCAGCTGGCAAACTTAAATATTTTTGACTTCGAACTTACAGAGACCGAAATGCAGAAAATTGATTCTCTTACTCAGGAAGAAGGACGTATCGATAACCAGAACCCTAATGAGTATGAAGAATTTTAG
- a CDS encoding ABC transporter permease/substrate-binding protein, with amino-acid sequence MTTFLETLNSRKGELLSTLIEHIQISFIALLIAAVIGIPLGVILTKTKRTAEVVINVAAVLQTIPSLALLGLMIPLFGIGVVPAIIALVIYALLPILRNTYTGIAEVDDSLVEAARGIGMKPMRRLMKVEMPIAMPVIMAGVRTAMVLIIGTATLAALIGAGGLGDLILLGIDRNNTHLILIGAIPAALLAILFDIILRVIQNLSYKKAVTLVGTIFIVILLVALAPLLTNRGDSITIAGKLGAEPSIITNMYKILIEEETDYNVNVEDGLGKTSFLFNALESDDIDGYLEFTGTVLGELVKIPPESNEAEAVYNQANTALDEQFDMTMLEPMAFNNTYTLAVKRDFAEEHGLETIGDLRQIEDIVKPGFTMEFNDRKEDGYPAIQEAYNLNFNDVVTMEPQLRYQAIESGDINLMDAYATDAELREYDMVILEDTEAVFPPYQGAPMFKHEFLDEHSEIVEPLNKLSGMITDEEMQDMNYRVSVEDENPYDVAEEYLAENNLLE; translated from the coding sequence ATGACTACATTTTTAGAAACGCTTAATTCTCGTAAAGGCGAACTGCTGTCGACTTTAATAGAACATATTCAGATATCGTTTATCGCGCTCTTGATTGCGGCTGTTATCGGTATACCGCTAGGCGTTATTTTAACAAAAACGAAGCGTACGGCAGAAGTGGTCATTAATGTCGCAGCAGTACTGCAGACGATACCATCCCTGGCATTACTGGGTTTGATGATACCATTGTTCGGTATTGGTGTGGTGCCGGCAATTATCGCGCTCGTTATTTATGCGTTACTTCCGATACTGAGAAATACTTATACAGGTATAGCTGAAGTGGATGACTCGCTCGTTGAAGCAGCACGGGGAATCGGTATGAAGCCGATGCGAAGATTGATGAAAGTAGAGATGCCGATTGCAATGCCGGTCATTATGGCAGGTGTCCGCACAGCAATGGTGCTGATTATCGGTACTGCAACACTCGCTGCACTAATCGGTGCGGGCGGTCTTGGTGATTTAATTCTATTAGGTATCGACAGAAACAATACACACCTCATATTAATCGGTGCTATACCGGCAGCATTACTGGCGATTCTTTTTGATATTATTTTAAGAGTGATTCAAAATCTGTCGTATAAAAAAGCAGTGACACTTGTTGGCACGATATTCATCGTTATTCTGCTCGTAGCGCTAGCACCGTTATTAACGAACCGCGGTGACAGTATAACAATCGCCGGGAAACTTGGTGCAGAGCCGTCGATTATTACGAATATGTATAAAATACTGATTGAGGAAGAAACAGACTACAACGTTAATGTCGAAGATGGGCTTGGCAAAACATCATTCCTGTTCAATGCACTGGAATCTGACGATATCGACGGCTATCTTGAGTTTACAGGAACAGTACTTGGTGAACTCGTCAAGATACCGCCGGAATCCAATGAAGCTGAGGCGGTTTATAATCAGGCAAACACCGCCCTTGATGAACAATTTGACATGACGATGCTTGAACCAATGGCATTTAATAACACATATACACTTGCTGTGAAAAGAGACTTTGCAGAAGAACACGGATTAGAAACAATCGGAGACCTCAGACAAATTGAAGACATTGTTAAACCAGGTTTCACTATGGAGTTTAATGACAGAAAAGAAGACGGTTATCCAGCAATCCAGGAAGCTTATAATTTAAACTTTAATGATGTGGTAACGATGGAACCGCAGCTTCGCTATCAGGCGATTGAGAGCGGTGATATTAATTTGATGGATGCATACGCAACGGATGCAGAGCTTCGCGAATACGATATGGTGATACTTGAAGATACAGAAGCGGTATTCCCGCCTTATCAGGGTGCACCAATGTTTAAACATGAATTTCTTGATGAACATTCGGAGATAGTGGAACCTTTAAATAAACTCTCCGGCATGATTACAGATGAAGAAATGCAGGACATGAATTACCGTGTATCTGTGGAAGATGAAAATCCGTATGATGTAGCAGAAGAATATTTAGCAGAAAATAATTTACTGGAATAA
- a CDS encoding ABC transporter ATP-binding protein: protein MIEFKNVTKRYGSKTAVEDASFNVKEGEFFVLIGPSGSGKTTTLKMINRLIPLTEGYIYFKDKPVSDYEVYEMRWDIGYVLQQIALFPHMTIGENIAQVPQMKKWKEADISKKTAELMVMVGLDPDIYKDRKPAELSGGQQQRAGVIRALAADPPVILMDEPFSALDPITRESLQDDLIALQKEIKKTIVFVTHDIKEAMKLGDRICLFNEGRIEQIGSPNEFLSNPKNDFVKEFIGYRQKENITVGEFVSENSQEVNNEDYPLVEEDTKIEDAFKVFAEHETVIVKTKNGNKCLNRQDVFKHLSLKRGDSA, encoded by the coding sequence ATGATTGAGTTTAAGAATGTAACGAAGCGCTACGGCAGTAAAACAGCTGTCGAAGATGCAAGCTTTAATGTTAAAGAAGGGGAGTTCTTTGTTTTAATTGGTCCTTCGGGAAGCGGCAAAACGACAACTCTCAAGATGATTAACAGACTGATTCCCTTAACTGAAGGCTATATTTATTTTAAAGATAAGCCGGTGAGTGATTACGAAGTCTATGAAATGCGCTGGGATATCGGCTATGTATTGCAGCAGATAGCACTGTTCCCGCATATGACAATCGGCGAAAATATTGCACAGGTGCCGCAGATGAAAAAATGGAAAGAAGCGGATATTAGTAAAAAGACTGCTGAACTGATGGTGATGGTGGGACTTGATCCGGATATATATAAAGACCGGAAACCTGCTGAACTTTCAGGAGGACAGCAGCAGCGTGCCGGAGTAATTCGCGCACTGGCAGCGGATCCGCCGGTTATTTTAATGGATGAACCATTCAGTGCTTTAGACCCGATTACAAGGGAAAGCCTGCAGGATGATTTAATAGCACTGCAGAAAGAAATTAAAAAAACAATTGTCTTTGTGACACATGATATTAAAGAGGCAATGAAGCTTGGCGACCGTATTTGTTTATTTAATGAAGGCCGGATTGAACAGATCGGTAGCCCGAATGAGTTTTTATCGAATCCGAAAAATGATTTCGTAAAAGAATTTATAGGATACCGGCAGAAAGAAAATATAACTGTCGGCGAATTCGTCAGCGAAAATTCACAGGAAGTTAACAATGAAGATTATCCTCTTGTGGAAGAAGATACAAAAATTGAAGATGCATTTAAAGTATTTGCGGAACACGAGACAGTAATAGTGAAGACTAAAAATGGAAATAAATGCTTGAACAGACAGGATGTCTTTAAGCATTTATCCCTGAAGCGTGGTGACAGTGCATGA
- a CDS encoding aldehyde dehydrogenase, giving the protein MSIQSIVENQREYYYKNHTKSVSFRIRQLKKLKAAIQANERMVLEAVKKDLGKSEAEAYMTELGIVYKEFDYVIKNLRKWNNPKKVSGSMMSFPAKNYIYRDPYGVVLILSPWNYPFNLTMMPLIGAIAGGNCVLVKPSETSPHTAAIIEKILNYTFSDEYVYCAPADTPHDEVNEQQYDYIFFTGSTSVGKEIMGIASKTLTPVTLELGGKSPAVVDETANIDVAVKRIAWGKFVNAGQTCVAPDHVIIHSSKKQEFIDRMLAEIEERYSDAVHRDDYPKIINEKHFTRLSGLLENEMVLGGSLNAHEQKIAPALIPDSTFDSPAMEEEIFGPILPIITYDNLEDLIVHQQTLPKPLAFYIFSENEINTEALLSRLSFGGGCVNDTIMHLSHHDLPFGGVGASGMGHYHGKYSFDTFTHEKSVVKNSTLIDIPVRYAPFNEAKTKLFRKFLS; this is encoded by the coding sequence ATGTCGATACAATCAATAGTTGAAAATCAGCGTGAATATTATTATAAAAACCATACCAAATCAGTCAGTTTCCGCATACGCCAGTTAAAGAAGCTGAAAGCTGCCATTCAGGCTAATGAAAGAATGGTTCTGGAGGCCGTAAAAAAAGACCTCGGAAAATCCGAAGCCGAAGCATATATGACAGAGCTCGGCATTGTTTATAAAGAATTTGACTACGTTATTAAAAATCTCAGGAAATGGAATAACCCAAAGAAAGTTTCAGGCTCAATGATGAGTTTCCCGGCGAAAAATTATATCTACCGTGATCCGTACGGCGTGGTACTTATTTTATCACCGTGGAACTATCCTTTTAATTTAACGATGATGCCGCTGATTGGTGCGATCGCAGGAGGTAACTGTGTTCTCGTTAAACCTTCTGAAACAAGTCCGCATACAGCTGCAATTATAGAGAAAATCCTAAATTATACTTTCAGCGATGAATATGTTTACTGTGCACCTGCAGATACACCGCACGATGAAGTAAATGAGCAGCAGTATGACTATATATTCTTTACAGGCAGCACGAGTGTCGGCAAAGAGATTATGGGTATAGCCAGCAAAACACTGACTCCTGTAACACTGGAACTTGGCGGCAAAAGCCCTGCTGTAGTCGACGAAACAGCAAATATCGATGTTGCGGTTAAACGGATTGCCTGGGGTAAATTTGTTAACGCAGGACAGACATGCGTTGCACCCGACCATGTGATTATTCACAGTTCGAAGAAACAGGAATTTATCGACCGCATGCTTGCTGAAATTGAAGAACGATACAGCGATGCTGTCCACAGAGATGACTATCCTAAGATTATTAATGAAAAGCATTTTACGCGTCTGTCAGGATTACTCGAAAATGAAATGGTACTTGGAGGCAGTTTAAATGCACATGAGCAGAAAATCGCACCTGCACTAATACCGGACAGCACATTTGACTCACCCGCAATGGAAGAGGAAATCTTCGGTCCGATTCTGCCGATTATTACGTACGATAATCTTGAAGACCTGATTGTCCACCAGCAGACACTGCCTAAACCGCTCGCGTTCTATATCTTTTCTGAAAATGAAATTAATACTGAAGCACTGCTGTCAAGACTGTCATTCGGCGGCGGCTGTGTGAATGATACCATTATGCATCTGTCACACCATGACCTGCCGTTTGGCGGCGTTGGTGCCAGCGGTATGGGACATTATCACGGTAAGTATTCATTCGACACGTTTACACATGAAAAGAGTGTCGTGAAGAACAGCACATTAATTGATATTCCTGTTCGTTATGCACCATTTAACGAAGCAAAAACCAAGCTTTTCAGAAAGTTTTTAAGTTAG